The Anomaloglossus baeobatrachus isolate aAnoBae1 chromosome 10, aAnoBae1.hap1, whole genome shotgun sequence genome has a segment encoding these proteins:
- the FBXO3 gene encoding F-box only protein 3, which yields MAGSTELGLADLPSDPLLLILSYLDFRDLLSCSLLNRRFNQLCNHDPLWKWPCRRYWLVSEDKKAQKNCSWKATFLEYYSDLGRYMHHYAKLKAAWDALKAYLGEHCPRMISSLKDGVQEEDLNAIEERIGSKLPDDYRCSLRIHNGQKLVVPGLMGSMALSNHYRSEDLLDIDTAAGGYQRRIGLNQCLPITFCIHTGLSQYLSLADTEGRYRNEIFYQCPDQTTHNPAALDMFVTGTSFTQWFTTYVNHVVSKDYPIIRDQIFRYEHEKDCVATTDDITISVSTSFLPELSSIHPPHYFFTYRIRMEMSKNALPERACQLDSRYWRITDAKGNVEEVQGPGVVGDYPQLRPGRGYEYTSCTTFSTTSGYMEGTYTFHRMDKRGEVFNVTIPRFHMKCPTFRVSTISTEESCNDCFLHNDDSTDTDDYEDRRRVLDMPHPPARCTRYNT from the exons ATGGCGGGCAGCACCGAGCTGGGTCTGGCGGATCTGCCGTCCGATCCGCTGCTCCTGATCCTGTCATACCTGGACTTCCGGGACCTGCTGAG TTGCAGTCTCCTGAACAGAAGATTTAACCAACTTTGCAACCATGATCCTCTGTGGAAGTGGCCGTGCCGCAGATACTGGCTGGTGTCGGA GGacaagaaagcccaaaagaactgcagCTGGAAAGCGACGTTTCTGGAGTATTACAGCGATCTGGGAAGGTACATGCATCACTACGCCAAGCTGAAGGCCGCCTGGGACGCCCTGAAGGCCTATCTGGGAGAACACTGCCCCAGAATGATCAGCTCTCTTAAAG ACGGCGTGCAGGAGGAGGATCTGAACGCCATAGAGGAAAGGATCGGCTCCAAGCTCCCGGATGATTATCGCTGTTCCCTGCGGATTCACAACGGGCAGAAGCTTGTGGTACCCGG CCTGATGGGCAGCATGGCGTTATCCAACCACTACCGGTCCGAGGACTTGTTGGACATTGACACCGCGGCAGGCGGCTACCAGCGCAGGATCGGGCTCAATCAGTGCCTTCCAATCACATTCTGCATCCACACCGGCCTCAGTCAGTACCTGTCTCTGGCCGACACGGAGGGGAGGTATCGCAACGAGATCTTCTATCAGTGTCCg GACCAGACGACACATAACCCCGCGGCCCTGGATATGTTTGTCACAG GTACCTCCTTCACCCAGTGGTTTACGACGTATGTGAATCATGTCGTCTCCAAGGACTATCCCATCATCCGGGACCAGATTTTCAG GTACGAGCATGAAAAGGACTGTGTGGCTACTACTGATGACATCACCATATCTGTCTCCACGTCCTTCCTGCCGGAGCTGAGCTCCATCCACCCTCCACATTACTTCTTCACCTACAGAATACG AATGGAGATGTCCAAGAATGCGCTGCCAGAGCGAGCGTGCCAGCTCGACAGCCGCTACTGGAGGATCACAGATGCAAAGGGCAATGTCGAGGAGGTGCAAGGCCCCGGAGTGGTGG gtgaCTACCCGCAGCTGAGGCCGGGGAGAGGATACGAGTACACCAGCTGCACTACTTTCTCAACAACCTCAGGGTATATGGAGGGGACATACACGTTCCACCGGATGGACAAGAGAGGCGAGGTCTTCAATGTCACCATCCCTCGCTTTCACATGAAGTGTCCCACATTTCGAGTGTCTACCATTTCTACC GAGGAGAGCTGCAATGATTGTTTTCTACATAACGATGATTCCACGGACACTGACGACTATGAAGACAGAAGGCGAGTACTGGACATGCCGCATCCCCCGGCCCGGTGCACGCGCTACAACACCTGA